The segment GCCCTTTACTTAGTAGGTGTGAGGGAAGACTCTCTCTGGCGCATGTGGTGCGAGAAAGGAAGCGTACATTGTGTACACTTTGGGGGAGTtgtctcaaaccttggagagagataaagtggagagagaggatttaccaaccaatcagctcctaactatcatttgccTAGCACAGTCTGTAAAATTGGCAGTCTGGAACTTATTAGCTTGTACTCTTTCTCTCAGTTAATCTCTTTCCAAAATATGATAAACAAGGACTTCAAGATTGAACAATGGGAGATTTACTCACCTACTCATTGTGAGATAAGAATTATGTGTGTACTGGTATCTTTGAATATTTGATGAAATAAACTGTTTAGCTGTCATAATTAAAACGTCTCCTATTTTGAATACAAATTAGCTGATGATATAGAAATACACAATACTCCAATAGAGGTAGCTCACACAAATGCAAAATAAAATGAAGTGCATTGGTTTGTGAGAAGCTGTAACTCACTTGAGGCGCGTTTCACCAGGCAAACATGTAAGCTTCATCAGATGCATAATTGGTAAATATTCAAAAACAGGGCAATCCCCTCGTTTCCGTTCTGCCTCAAAGCTCAGGCAAACTGTGGAAAAAATTTTATTTATACATTAAGCAAAAATTAATGAATCCATTTATATGTTTTTCAGGCATAAGATAAGACATGGTGGACCACCTCGCTTACACGGAAATCAACAATCAACGGATAACAGCAGTAGAAGCCTGTTTTGGCGCAGCTGGCCAGCCTCTCACTTATCCGGGAAGAGTTCTCGTGGGTGAAGGGATATTGACCAAAGAATGCCGGAAAAAGCCCAAACCAAGGATCTTCTTTCTCTTCAGTGACATTCTTGTATATGGAACCATTGTGATCAACAAAGTCAAATACAGTTGTCAACACATTATCCCCTTGGATGATGTGACCACTGAGATTCTTCCTGACAGTGGAGACATGATGAACCGGTGGATGCTGAAGACCTCAAAGAAATCCTTTGTGGTTTGTGCCGCCTCTTTCACTGAACGGAAAGAGTGGATCAGTCACATCAAAGAATGCTCTAATCGGATGCTGCAGAAGACCGGTAGACAACCTCCCAGCAAACACGCCGCTCCATGGATACCGGACAAAGCCACCGACATCTGCATGCGATGCACTCAGACTAAGTTTACAACAATAACTCGTAGACACCATTGTCGCAACTGTGGCTTTGTCGTATGTCAGGATTGCTCCAAGAATAGGTTTGTGATTCCATCCTTATCCTCCAAGCCTTTAAGGGTGTGTAACCTGTGCCACAGAAGGCTGATGTCCGATAAAATAGCAGAAAAAGAAGAACTGGAAAGGCAAGCTCTGGAGTTAGAGAGAGAAGTTCCAGTGTATGATCCATCCAGTGAAGACGatagtgataatgatgatgacaagaACAGTGTCTTTCCTTCAAATGAAGATTTCTATTCTTCTTCGTGGTCTGCCTTCCATGcatgatttgtgtgtgtgtttgtatgggtTATTaggaccagtggcagctccagaagtggggagccacaccaactgctaccgcaaacactgccaaacatcgccggttgggactcactggcagttggtgtgactctgtTTTTGAATTTTGAAAGTTAGGGGCAGTGAATGGGAGGTGGCTAGTACAGTAGTGCAATCAAAAATGGTCCACAgcaggcataggaggccatagTCAAGCAGAGAAGCTGTACATTCCATAGTGCTGCTGCAAGT is part of the Pseudophryne corroboree isolate aPseCor3 chromosome 11, aPseCor3.hap2, whole genome shotgun sequence genome and harbors:
- the PLEKHF1 gene encoding pleckstrin homology domain-containing family F member 1 gives rise to the protein MVDHLAYTEINNQRITAVEACFGAAGQPLTYPGRVLVGEGILTKECRKKPKPRIFFLFSDILVYGTIVINKVKYSCQHIIPLDDVTTEILPDSGDMMNRWMLKTSKKSFVVCAASFTERKEWISHIKECSNRMLQKTGRQPPSKHAAPWIPDKATDICMRCTQTKFTTITRRHHCRNCGFVVCQDCSKNRFVIPSLSSKPLRVCNLCHRRLMSDKIAEKEELERQALELEREVPVYDPSSEDDSDNDDDKNSVFPSNEDFYSSSWSAFHA